Proteins encoded in a region of the Photobacterium angustum genome:
- the dnaE gene encoding DNA polymerase III subunit alpha: MAEPRFIHLRVHSDYSMIDGLAKVKPIVKKASELGMPALAMTDFTNLCGLVKFYFAAHDAGIKPIIGADFKVQSAEMGDELFELTILAANNEGYKNLTLLISEAYQRGHVQHLPVIDKEWLVNHREGLIILSGGKNGDVGKALLKGNQKMVDSLVAFYQTHFPDSYYLELVRTGRADEEAYLHFAIELAEKADLPVVATNDVRLLTADQFDAHEIRVAIHDGYTLVDPNRPKLYSAQQYLRSEEEMCELFADIPEALQNSVEIAKRCNATVRLGEYFLPNFPTGDMTIEDFLIAKSKEGLEERLEFLFPDPEVRAARRPEYDERLDIELKVVNQMGFPGYFLIVMEFIQWSKDNDVPVGPGRGSGAGSLVAYALKITDLDPLEFDLLFERFLNPERVSMPDFDIDFCMDKRDLVIDHVAEMYGRDAVSQIITFGTMAAKAVIRDVGRVLGHPYGFVDRISKLVPAEPGMTLAKAFDAEPQLGQAYDADEEVRDLIDMCRILEGVTRNAGKHAGGVVISPTTITDFAPLYCDAEGNNPVTQFDKNDVETAGLVKFDFLGLRTLTIIDWALALINPRLVEQGKEPINIAAIPMDDPKSFAMLQRSESTAVFQLESRGMKDLIKRLQPDCFEDMIALVALFRPGPLQSGMVDNFIDRKHGREAVSYPDEKWQHESLKEILDPTYGIILYQEQVMQIAQVLAGYTLGGADMLRRAMGKKKPEEMAKQRAVFEEGSIKNGVDGELSMKIFDLVEKFAGYGFNKSHSAAYALVSYQTLWLKAHYPAEFMAAVMTADMDNTDKIISLVDECHRMKLKLLPPDVNKGLYRFNVDEDGAVVYGIGAVKGVGEGPIENIISAREKGGHFKDLFDFCARIDTKKVNKRVLEKLIKSGAMDRLGPNRAAMLATLDDAIKAASQHHQAEAFGQADMFGVLTAAPEEVENKYANIPEAPDKVWLEGERETLGLYLTGHPINAYISELKHYTTWRLKDAQQTGRDKVATVAGLVIAARVMTTKRGTRIGLMTLDDRSGRMEVMLFSDALDRYVDLLEKDKIVVVSGQVSFDDFNGGLRMSAREVLDISEAREKHLRGLAISVTEQQIDEQFFARFSQVLEPHRAGTVPVNMYYQRSNARAKLTLGTEWRITPADQLISDLKTLLGDKQVELEFN, translated from the coding sequence ATGGCAGAACCACGTTTTATCCACCTTCGTGTTCATAGTGATTATTCGATGATTGACGGTTTGGCGAAAGTAAAGCCTATCGTTAAAAAGGCATCAGAACTTGGTATGCCTGCACTCGCAATGACAGACTTTACTAACCTATGTGGTTTAGTGAAGTTTTACTTTGCTGCTCATGATGCCGGAATCAAGCCAATCATCGGTGCAGATTTCAAAGTACAGTCTGCTGAGATGGGCGATGAGCTATTTGAACTCACCATTCTTGCTGCCAATAATGAAGGTTATAAAAATCTTACTTTATTGATTTCTGAAGCCTACCAACGTGGTCATGTACAGCACCTGCCTGTTATTGATAAAGAGTGGCTCGTGAATCATCGTGAAGGGCTTATTATCCTATCCGGTGGTAAAAATGGTGATGTGGGTAAAGCTTTATTAAAAGGCAACCAGAAAATGGTTGATAGCTTAGTTGCTTTTTATCAAACCCATTTCCCTGATAGTTACTATTTGGAATTAGTACGCACAGGGCGTGCAGATGAAGAAGCATACCTTCACTTTGCGATTGAGCTGGCAGAAAAAGCCGATTTACCCGTTGTCGCTACTAATGATGTTCGTTTACTCACTGCTGATCAGTTTGACGCACATGAAATTCGCGTTGCTATTCATGACGGCTATACCCTTGTCGATCCCAACCGTCCGAAACTTTATAGCGCACAGCAGTATCTTCGTAGTGAAGAAGAAATGTGCGAGTTATTTGCTGATATCCCAGAAGCACTACAAAACTCAGTTGAAATCGCAAAGCGTTGTAACGCGACCGTTCGATTAGGTGAGTATTTCTTACCTAATTTCCCAACGGGTGATATGACAATTGAGGACTTCTTGATTGCTAAATCTAAAGAAGGACTCGAAGAACGTTTAGAATTTTTATTTCCCGATCCAGAAGTGCGTGCTGCTCGTCGTCCTGAATATGATGAGCGTCTAGATATCGAATTAAAAGTTGTTAACCAAATGGGATTCCCTGGTTACTTCTTGATCGTAATGGAATTCATTCAGTGGTCGAAAGATAACGATGTACCAGTAGGCCCAGGCCGCGGTTCAGGTGCGGGCTCATTGGTTGCTTACGCGCTGAAAATCACCGATCTAGATCCTCTGGAGTTTGACTTACTTTTCGAGCGATTCTTGAACCCTGAACGTGTTTCCATGCCCGATTTTGATATCGATTTCTGTATGGATAAGCGTGATTTGGTTATCGATCACGTGGCTGAAATGTATGGTCGTGATGCGGTATCACAGATCATTACGTTCGGTACCATGGCAGCGAAAGCGGTTATTCGAGATGTTGGTCGTGTACTAGGTCACCCGTATGGTTTTGTTGATCGCATTTCAAAGTTAGTGCCAGCAGAGCCTGGGATGACACTCGCCAAAGCGTTTGATGCCGAACCTCAATTAGGTCAAGCCTATGATGCGGATGAAGAAGTCCGCGACTTGATTGATATGTGTCGCATTCTTGAAGGGGTAACGCGTAACGCAGGTAAACACGCTGGTGGTGTGGTTATCTCGCCAACAACCATCACCGACTTTGCTCCCTTATATTGTGATGCAGAGGGTAATAACCCTGTTACTCAGTTTGATAAAAATGATGTTGAAACTGCGGGTTTAGTTAAATTCGACTTCTTAGGTCTACGTACATTAACCATTATTGATTGGGCATTAGCGCTAATTAACCCACGTTTGGTTGAACAAGGCAAAGAGCCTATAAATATCGCAGCGATTCCAATGGATGATCCTAAATCCTTTGCGATGTTACAACGCTCAGAATCAACTGCGGTATTCCAGCTCGAATCTCGTGGTATGAAAGATCTGATCAAACGTCTTCAACCCGACTGTTTTGAAGATATGATCGCTCTGGTGGCACTATTCCGTCCCGGCCCGTTGCAATCAGGCATGGTAGATAACTTTATTGACCGTAAACATGGTCGAGAAGCGGTTTCTTATCCTGATGAAAAATGGCAACACGAGTCATTAAAAGAAATTCTCGATCCGACTTACGGCATTATCTTGTACCAAGAACAGGTAATGCAGATCGCGCAGGTGCTAGCGGGTTATACCCTTGGCGGCGCGGATATGCTTCGTCGTGCGATGGGTAAGAAAAAGCCTGAAGAAATGGCGAAACAGCGAGCTGTGTTCGAAGAAGGCTCGATAAAAAATGGCGTTGATGGCGAGCTATCAATGAAAATCTTTGACTTGGTAGAGAAATTTGCCGGTTACGGATTTAACAAATCGCACTCAGCCGCTTATGCATTGGTGTCTTATCAAACCTTATGGTTAAAAGCACATTACCCTGCCGAGTTTATGGCTGCGGTAATGACAGCCGACATGGATAATACGGACAAGATCATTAGCTTGGTTGACGAATGTCACCGTATGAAACTAAAGCTGCTGCCGCCGGATGTTAATAAAGGTTTATATCGTTTTAATGTTGATGAAGACGGTGCCGTTGTTTACGGTATCGGTGCGGTAAAAGGGGTCGGTGAAGGCCCGATTGAAAATATTATTAGTGCCCGTGAAAAAGGTGGTCACTTTAAAGATTTATTTGATTTCTGTGCCCGTATTGATACTAAAAAAGTCAATAAACGCGTTTTAGAGAAACTGATTAAGTCGGGTGCGATGGATCGTTTAGGGCCTAATCGTGCTGCGATGCTGGCAACCTTAGATGATGCGATAAAAGCGGCGAGTCAGCACCACCAAGCCGAAGCCTTTGGTCAAGCCGACATGTTTGGTGTATTAACTGCGGCACCAGAAGAAGTTGAGAATAAGTATGCTAATATCCCTGAAGCACCAGATAAAGTCTGGTTGGAAGGGGAGCGTGAAACATTAGGTTTATACCTAACAGGTCACCCTATAAATGCGTATATCTCAGAATTAAAACATTACACCACATGGCGTTTAAAAGATGCGCAGCAAACAGGACGTGATAAGGTAGCGACTGTTGCTGGGCTTGTTATTGCCGCCCGTGTAATGACAACCAAACGTGGGACCAGAATTGGTTTAATGACGCTTGATGATCGTTCAGGTCGAATGGAAGTCATGCTATTCTCTGATGCCTTAGATCGCTATGTTGATCTGCTTGAAAAAGATAAAATTGTGGTGGTATCAGGACAGGTCAGCTTTGATGATTTCAATGGTGGCCTTAGAATGTCTGCACGTGAAGTGCTCGATATATCAGAAGCGAGAGAAAAACATCTCCGTGGTCTTGCTATATCTGTAACAGAACAGCAGATTGATGAGCAATTTTTTGCCCGTTTCAGCCAAGTGTTGGAACCACACAGAGCAGGTACTGTGCCTGTTAATATGTACTATCAGCGCTCGAATGCCCGTGCCAAACTCACTTTAGGAACAGAATGGCGAATAACGCCAGCCGATCAATTAATATCGGATCTAAAAACACTCCTAGGTGATAAGCAGGTCGAGCTTGAGTTTAATTAA